In Salarias fasciatus chromosome 20, fSalaFa1.1, whole genome shotgun sequence, a single window of DNA contains:
- the LOC115408412 gene encoding protein FAM110B, with the protein MPVETLRPSDGRLAGVPFTSAMPFRILNKGPDYFRRQAEPGARKLSAVERLEADKAKYVKSQQVALTRQAPIKPPIIRKPLVPPGMMLQYQIGSPPARKVPHCPPDKEAPEGPGDRRRPALNLDILNNLINDVCDGPLPCSQSSSSTSPSSSSPSSGAKSIGSSLSGDPGEPERSGRLLNSLKPSSHAPANSSSASSCTSSPLNTNLRAELARRPPPVPARVPRFGVPAPYSSPNSVTVRRVDVRPQAEARKPQRAPLQPPLRPRQTAQGQVAHPQVPPPPPPFQSPPHPPVSAPAQTLPSPPAYPPPSPLLVRAIPPASPAFTRISNASSKGSGRKHPALHRSKSDLSDRYSRATADLERFFNYCGLDPEEVEGMGGVERFTRASSDIVSVSKLRSVSTPSSECGDDAERAGEDGGDEHDEDGPARAGERVPYGISVIERNARVIKWLYGIRQARDANGAVSNV; encoded by the coding sequence ATGCCGGTGGAGACCCTGCGGCCCTCCGACGGCCGCCTGGCCGGCGTTCCCTTCACCTCCGCCATGCCCTTCAGGATCCTCAACAAGGGTCCGGACTACTTCCGGCGCCAGGCCGAGCCCGGCGCCCGCAAACTCAGCGCCGTGGAGCGCCTGGAGGCGGACAAGGCCAAGTACGTGAagagccagcaggtggcgctcaCCCGCCAGGCCCCCATCAAGCCCCCCATCATCCGCAAGCCCCTGGTTCCCCCGGGCATGATGCTGCAGTACCAGATTGGCAGTCCTCCGGCCCGGAAGGTCCCCCACTGCCCCCCCGACAAGGAGGCCCCGGAGGGCCCGGGGGACCGGAGGAGGCCGGCCCTGAACCTGGACATCCTCAACAACCTCATCAACGACGTGTGCGACGGCCCGCTGCCGTGCTCGCagtcctcgtcctccacctcgccgtcctcctcctcgccgtcctcgGGGGCGAAGAGCATCGGCAGCAGCCTGTCGGGGGACCCGGGAGAACCGGAGAGGAGCGGCCGGCTCCTCAACAGCCTCAAGCCTTCGAGCCACGCCCCCGCCAACTCCTCGTCCGCCTCGTCCTGCACGTCCTCCCCGCTCAACACCAACCTCCGGGCAGAGCTGGCGCGCCGCCCGCCCCCCGTCCCGGCCCGGGTGCCCCGCTTCGGCGTCCCGGCGCCGTACAGCTCCCCGAACTCGGTGACGGTGCGCAGGGTGGACGTGCGGCCGCAGGCGGAGGCGAGGAAGCCGCAGAGAGCCCCGCTGCAGCCCCCCCTCAGACCCAGACAGACGGCTCAGGGCCAGGTGGCGCACCCCCAGGtcccgccgcccccgccccccttcCAGAGCCCGCCCCACCCGCCGGTTAGCGCCCCGGCCCAGACCCTGCCCTCGCCTCCGGCCTACCCACCGCCCAGCCCCCTGCTGGTGCGGGCCATCCCGCCCGCCTCCCCCGCCTTCACCCGCATTTCCAACGCCAGCTCCAAGGGCTCCGGCCGCAAGCACCCGGCGCTGCACCGCTCCAAGTCCGACCTGAGCGACCGGTACTCGCGCGCCACCGCCGACCTGGAGCGCTTCTTCAACTACTGCGGGCTGGAcccggaggaggtggagggcaTGGGCGGCGTGGAGCGCTTCACCCGGGCCAGCTCCGACATCGTGTCGGTGTCCAAGCTGCGCAGCGTCAGCACGCCCAGCTCGGAGTGCGGCGACGACGCCGAGCGGGCGGGGGAGGACGGCGGGGACGAGCACGACGAGGACGGGCCCGCCAGGGCCGGCGAGCGCGTCCCCTACGGCATCTCCGTCATCGAGCGGAACGCCCGGGTCATCAAGTGGCTGTACGGCATCCGTCAGGCCCGGGACGCCAACGGCGCCGTGTCCAACGTGTAG